The following proteins come from a genomic window of Planctomycetota bacterium:
- a CDS encoding AAA family ATPase: MSEKHPLVPIEGASERTEPMMYMPSEPERQSAPMRRVHSIMRGRYKWAALLGVLFAVAGGLLGWRLTVPIYRCYGTIRVQPILPKVLYSTDQSNLLPMFDAYVGAQVVMIQSSRVIAKAMERPTWKQVNWKPDGDPMETFSENLQVDHPHGSEVIFVNFYDPDPKAAQKAVEAIVDSYAEIYGESDQSVTNRTLETLEQRKTGLRNDLASQQRLEQSITNEFGSKDLDQIHQLKLVEVSRLEQQVKDLQIQIRLAESYIEAQKNARKGVDGAAGKPDASAPGAAPAPDAAPAPAPAADAPAVAEAPKPAPADAPAPDATASAANPAGPPQLSPEEIGLRDVNMRELLNERDGVDRQLKQMSLTLGENHRQVVQVRTLLDAINRKIVEYAAKVNEQIALSPEGAGPGVAALPQLHERLDALQELYNKTKAEAVDLGQKNLRLAALKAEEETIRERFDETEHRIEQLRVEQAVSGRVSVINKGDVPQRPFRDRRQGLAAVGALMGGAFGFGIVLLIGSMDRRLRSLDDAADTLGRLTMLGILPRLPDDLAEPEHAAVAAHCVHQVRTLLQIGSDSQGRRVFAITSPGAQDGKTSLALALGVSFAAAGSKTLIVDCDLIGGGLTLRVDAIIRRKIGQVLQREQLVTEQQIDEALQIAQESNRRLGETLIELGYLQQEDLEQALSLQEHTPVGLLDALEGEPLEHCVADTGINNMAILPVGAAEAYDVCKVSPTSVRRLLEEARAQYDVIVIDTGPVPGSLEASHICAEADGVVMVVARGEQRDLAEKSVNHLYSIGARVLGLVFNRAEGTDVQVLSASLSDALSEVQVPDEDGGPGRRLPTRLNLTPTNSEEAARFDPVARAVASSANSTRNGSK; this comes from the coding sequence ATGAGCGAAAAGCATCCACTGGTCCCGATCGAAGGCGCCTCCGAGCGTACGGAACCGATGATGTACATGCCGTCGGAGCCGGAGCGCCAGTCCGCCCCGATGCGCCGGGTTCATTCGATCATGCGCGGCCGGTACAAGTGGGCGGCGCTTTTGGGCGTGCTTTTCGCCGTCGCCGGCGGACTGCTCGGCTGGCGTCTGACCGTGCCGATCTATCGCTGCTACGGCACGATCCGCGTGCAGCCGATTCTGCCCAAGGTGCTCTATTCGACCGATCAGTCGAACCTGCTGCCGATGTTCGACGCCTACGTCGGGGCGCAGGTCGTGATGATCCAGAGCAGCCGCGTCATCGCCAAGGCGATGGAGCGACCCACCTGGAAGCAGGTCAACTGGAAGCCCGACGGCGATCCGATGGAGACGTTCAGCGAAAACCTCCAGGTCGATCACCCGCACGGCTCGGAAGTCATCTTCGTCAACTTCTATGACCCCGATCCCAAGGCCGCTCAGAAAGCCGTCGAAGCAATTGTCGATTCCTATGCGGAAATCTACGGTGAGTCGGACCAGTCCGTGACGAACCGCACACTCGAAACCCTCGAACAGCGCAAGACCGGTCTGCGCAATGATCTGGCCAGCCAGCAGCGCCTCGAACAGTCGATCACCAACGAATTCGGCTCCAAGGATCTGGACCAGATTCACCAGCTCAAGCTTGTCGAAGTTTCGCGACTCGAACAGCAGGTCAAAGACCTTCAGATTCAGATCCGCCTCGCCGAGTCGTACATCGAAGCTCAGAAGAACGCCCGCAAGGGCGTCGATGGCGCCGCCGGGAAGCCCGATGCATCGGCGCCCGGCGCCGCACCGGCCCCGGATGCGGCTCCCGCGCCTGCCCCGGCGGCGGACGCGCCCGCCGTCGCCGAAGCGCCCAAGCCCGCGCCGGCCGATGCCCCCGCTCCGGATGCGACCGCCAGCGCGGCCAATCCGGCGGGGCCGCCCCAGTTGTCCCCCGAAGAGATCGGCCTGCGCGATGTGAACATGCGCGAGCTGCTCAATGAGCGTGACGGCGTGGACCGGCAGTTGAAGCAGATGAGTCTGACCCTCGGTGAGAATCACCGTCAGGTGGTGCAGGTCCGCACGCTGCTTGACGCCATCAACCGCAAGATCGTCGAGTACGCCGCGAAAGTCAACGAGCAGATCGCTCTTTCGCCCGAAGGCGCCGGCCCCGGCGTGGCGGCCCTGCCGCAGCTTCACGAACGCCTTGACGCTCTTCAGGAGCTTTACAACAAGACCAAGGCCGAGGCCGTCGACCTGGGCCAGAAGAATCTGCGCCTCGCCGCCCTCAAGGCCGAAGAAGAAACGATTCGCGAACGCTTCGACGAGACCGAGCACCGCATCGAGCAGCTTCGTGTCGAACAGGCGGTCAGCGGCCGCGTGAGCGTCATCAACAAGGGTGACGTGCCCCAGCGTCCGTTCCGCGATCGCCGGCAGGGGCTGGCGGCGGTGGGGGCCTTGATGGGCGGAGCGTTCGGGTTCGGCATCGTGCTGCTCATCGGTTCGATGGATCGTCGCCTGCGCAGTCTCGATGACGCCGCCGACACGCTCGGCCGGCTCACCATGCTCGGCATCCTCCCGCGTCTGCCCGATGATCTGGCCGAGCCCGAGCACGCCGCCGTCGCCGCACATTGCGTACACCAGGTGCGCACGCTCCTTCAGATCGGCTCCGATTCGCAGGGCCGACGCGTTTTCGCCATCACCAGCCCCGGCGCTCAGGACGGCAAAACCAGTCTCGCGCTGGCCCTGGGCGTCTCCTTCGCCGCGGCCGGCTCCAAAACCCTCATCGTCGACTGCGACCTGATCGGCGGCGGACTGACGCTCCGCGTCGACGCCATCATCCGTCGCAAAATCGGCCAGGTCCTCCAACGCGAGCAGCTCGTCACCGAGCAGCAGATCGATGAAGCCCTGCAGATCGCGCAGGAGTCCAACCGACGCCTCGGCGAAACGCTCATCGAACTGGGCTACCTCCAGCAGGAGGACCTGGAGCAGGCGCTGAGTTTGCAGGAGCATACGCCCGTCGGCCTGCTCGACGCGCTGGAAGGCGAACCGCTCGAACACTGCGTCGCCGACACCGGCATCAACAACATGGCCATCCTGCCCGTCGGCGCCGCCGAGGCGTATGACGTGTGCAAGGTTTCTCCCACGTCCGTCCGCCGCCTGCTCGAAGAGGCGCGGGCGCAGTACGACGTGATCGTTATCGACACGGGGCCCGTCCCCGGCAGTCTCGAAGCATCGCACATCTGTGCCGAAGCCGACGGCGTCGTGATGGTCGTCGCGCGCGGCGAACAGCGCGATCTGGCCGAAAAGTCCGTCAATCACCTGTACTCGATCGGCGCCCGCGTGCTGGGCCTTGTGTTCAACCGGGCCGAGGGGACGGATGTCCAGGTCCTGTCCGCCTCGCTCTCCGATGCGCTGTCGGAAGTGCAGGTCCCCGACGAGGACGGCGGACCGGGGCGTCGCCTGCCGACCCGGCTCAACCTCACGCCGACCAACAGCGAAGAGGCCGCTCGCTTCGACCCGGTCGCTCGTGCGGTCGCAAGCTCGGCCAATTCGACGCGCAACGGCTCCAAATAA